The proteins below come from a single Drosophila miranda strain MSH22 chromosome Y unlocalized genomic scaffold, D.miranda_PacBio2.1 Contig_Y1_pilon, whole genome shotgun sequence genomic window:
- the LOC117191494 gene encoding retinitis pigmentosa 1-like 1 protein produces MSRGSTRSRGHIRHNVCQDTGAIFGEKEEEAQPNVGDLLEPKEELLSADEEDGEEDPEAEEDAEGELLTEEKPLKPNESQPQSHWTTADEDPGRGSVVPKEEAEEVQHPRDKEGPAAGGASDAAANTNGHCKSSVRTHNKNNPDDEEDAEADAENAEEEPEDMDLDGDLLSLSGEEDYNDEELQSLDSFYSGERFVTYAPHSLAPTQSSHIFPFHTAHSMRAQAITIEIAVQAINTKPGPTVPVPVPVDIDAEPGRRRQQSESSGDLYL; encoded by the exons ATGAGTAGAGGTAGCACCCGAAGCCGTGGCCATATCCGCCACAATGTCTGCCAGGACACCGGAGCAATTT TTGGCgaaaaggaggaggaggcacaGCCCAATGTGGGTGACCTGCTGGAGCCCAAGGAGGAGCTGCTTAGTGCGGACGAGGAGGATGGGGAAGAGGACCCCGAGGCGGAGGAGGATGCTGAGGGAGAGCTGCTTACCGAGGAGAAGCCACTCAAGCCTAATGAATCACAGCCACAAAGCCACTGGACAACAGCTGATGAGGATCCGGGCAGGGGCTCGGTTGTGCCAAAAGAAGAAGCAGAAGAAGTACAACACCCACGGGATAAGGAAGgtcctgctgctggtggtgcatCTGATGCAGCTGCCAATACCAACGGGCACTGCAAGTCCTCTG TCCGAACCCACAACAAGAACAATCCTGATGACGAGGAGGACGCGGAGGCGGATGCTGAGAATGCGGAGGAGGAGCCAGAAGACATGGACTTGGATGGCGACCTGCTGAGTCTCAGTGGCGAAGAGGACTACAATGATGAAGAGCTGCAGAGTCTCGACAGCTTCTACTCAGGTGAGCGGTTTGTCACATATGCTCCCCATTCACTGGCCCCCACCCAATCCTCCCACATCTTCCCTTTCCACACAGCGCACAGCATGCGTGCCCAAGCCATAACCATTGAAATTGCCGTACAGG CAATCAACACCAAGCCGGGGCCGACAGTGCCCGTGCCCGTTCCCGTAGATATAGACGCAGAGCCAGGTCGGAGACGGCAGCAGTCGGAGTCAAGTGGGGACCTCTACCTCTAG